Proteins encoded in a region of the Mercenaria mercenaria strain notata chromosome 1, MADL_Memer_1, whole genome shotgun sequence genome:
- the LOC123540185 gene encoding cdc42 homolog: protein MSSNKKYEKMKKKYSFRDKRSSCIKCVLVGDEGVGKSNLAARLSSRKFKDEYIPTIFDNYAATVMLDQKPFHFSLFDTAGKEDYDRLRVISYMNCDVFLICYSVISRESLGSVESHWVPEIKHYLPKTPYILVGTQTDTRSMQSLNGVNSTPEVSFKEAAEVANRCGASSCVECSSLTSDGISDVIRETIETVQKAVDCRSSSGRCCHCTLI from the exons ATGTCTAGCAATAAGAAGTACGagaaaatgaagaagaaatattcGTTCAGAGACAAGAGAAGTTCGTGCATAAAGTGTGTTCTCGTCGGGGATGAAGGCGTCGGCAAGTCTAATTTAGCCGCTCGTCTTTCATCCAGAAAGTTCAAAGATGAATATATTCCAACTATATTTGACAACTATGCAG ctACTGTGATGCTTGACCAAAAACCATTCCACTTCAGTCTGTTTGATACGGCAGGCAAG GAGGACTATGACAGACTGCGTGTGATATCCTATATGAACTGTGATGTATTTCTAATATGCTACTCTGTGATAAGTCGGGAATCCCTGGGAAGTGTGGAATCACACTGGGTACCCGAGATCAAACATTACCTTCCTAAAACACCATATATCCTGGTAGGGACGCAGACAGACACAAGAAGCATGCAGTCACTCAACGGG GTAAATTCAACACCAGAAGTGTCTTTCAAAGAAGCAGCAGAAGTTGCCAACCGATGTGGGGCATCTTCATGCGTGGAATGCTCATCTCTGACGTCAGATGGCATTAGTGACGTCATCAGGGAAACCATAGAAACAGTGCAAAAAGCAGTGGACTGTAGGTCAAGCTCGGGACGCTGCTGTCATTGTACGTTGATTTGA